From one Bacteroides fragilis NCTC 9343 genomic stretch:
- a CDS encoding regulatory protein RecX, whose protein sequence is MNTITEEEALNRMAAYCSAAEHCKAEVNEKLQKWGLPYEVINRIIDRLVVEKFIDEERYCRAFVNDKFRFAKWGKMKITQALYMKKIPREVTYRYLNDIDREEYLAILGDLIAAKRKSIHAKDEFELNGKLIRFAMSRGFEMDDIRRCVQVEEE, encoded by the coding sequence ATGAATACAATAACAGAAGAAGAAGCGTTAAATCGCATGGCTGCCTATTGTTCCGCAGCCGAACATTGTAAAGCCGAAGTGAATGAAAAACTCCAGAAATGGGGCTTACCTTATGAAGTGATTAACCGAATCATCGATCGTCTTGTTGTCGAGAAGTTTATTGATGAAGAACGTTATTGCAGAGCGTTTGTCAACGATAAGTTCCGTTTTGCCAAATGGGGTAAAATGAAGATTACACAAGCTCTGTATATGAAAAAAATTCCTCGTGAGGTAACTTACAGGTATCTGAATGACATTGACCGGGAAGAATATCTTGCGATTTTAGGAGATCTGATAGCAGCAAAACGTAAAAGTATACATGCCAAAGATGAATTCGAGCTGAATGGGAAATTGATTCGTTTTGCCATGAGTAGAGGATTTGAAATGGACGATATCCGTCGCTGTGTGCAGGTAGAAGAAGAGTAA